The Brevibacillus choshinensis genome includes the window TTAAAGTAGTGAACCAGCCCTGCTTTTATGGACTTAACTGTATGTCGTAAGTAACCATTATTTGCTTCTGAACTCACATTTCCATTAACCTTGACTACAGGATTCTCAGTTACCCATCCACCTAATGATTCATGGTGACGATAAAAGGAGCTTAATGTAGCTAAATACCGGTTTATAGTTGAAGAGCCTGCCCTACCTGCAACATGCCTATTATCAATGAAGAGAACGAAGTTTTTTAAATCTCTAGGTTTAACTTCATAAAAGTTTATTCCTACAGACTCTAACCACTCATAGAAAATTCTTAAATCCCTTAGATAACTAGCAACCGTATTAATGGAAAGACCTCTTTGAAGCAAGGTATTCGTGAAATCTAAAACCTCTGGAATAATCCTCATGTTGGAATCAACCAACACAAAGGATGCTAAAGTTCTTTTGATTTTCAAGGAAACCCCTCCTTGTTATACGGCTTCTCCTTCCCCTAGTTCCAGACCACTCAAAGATTTCACATCCTTAAGTATGTGAAATTATCTATATAACAAGGATTAGACTATAGATTGCACATTTCCTTTTAACGGTAGCAATAATCACTACTACTAACCGAAAAAAGAAGTTGTAGATTGCACACTCCAAAAAAACAAAAAACCCTTATAAAATAAGGAGTTTTTAAGTGGTTATAGAATGCACATTAAGAAACTCCTCAGAATGGTAGATCATCGTCCGAGATATTGATTGGCTTACCCGCACCACCGAATGGATCATCGATTGCATCATGGGGCCGACTCGGGCTTCCTTGACCAGCGTAGCTGCCCAAATCAGCATCACTGCTTTAGTCCCTTTTGCCACCCAGGAATTCAACATTCTCTGCTACAACCTCGGTCACAAACACTCGCTTCATTAGCGCCCCTTTAAAAAACTAGGTGACAATATTGGATCAGAAGGTAATCCTCACATTTGATTACAAAAATAAAGACTCTCTTCAACGAGTGTCATCATTCGTGTAAAATTTAGGCTACTGTCTGATGATATTAATGTTTTAGACTTTAGGTGTTGATCTGACGCGGTTTTTCGATTGAAAATTCGTTAGCCTTTGAAAAATAAGTTTTAGACTGATCCATTAATAGAAAAAGCGGTGGTTTAAGACCCTGATAATAAAGTCTTAGACTGCCGCTGTTGTTGTTCAACTAACGAACCCGTTAGTTCAATAAATTTGTTGTCTGTTTTTATTGAGTGGCTTCGTCGCTTTTGTACTCCAAAATATCACCCGGCTGACAATTCAAAGTCTTACATATCGCTTCTAATGTTGAAAAACGAACCGCTTTTGCTTTCCCATTTTTCAGAATGGAAAGATTCGCCATAGTAATTCCAACCCTCTCCGAAAGTTCTGTTACGCTCATTTTCCTTTTTGCCAACATCACATCAACATTGATGATAATCGCCATAATATTCACCTCAGATCGTTAAATCATTTTCTGATTTTATATTAATAGCTTCTTGTAAAAGTCTTTGGAGAACAGCAGCAAAAACGGCGATCATCATAGAGGCGAAAATAATGACCAATCCGATTGGTATGAAACTTGGAGGGTCAATTCTCTCCGCCATGAGATAGTAGAGTGGCATACCTAGCAGGTACAAGGTACTGATTGTGATGGCACAGTATTTTATATTCTTTAAAGCCTTTACGGATAATTCCGAGAATGCTTGGTTCTTATCAATATAGCTTAAAAGTTTAAAAGCTTGATACAGAGCAAAGTAAAAAGGTATTGCTGCCGCGTACATATCGATTAAAACGAGAGATTTCATATAAGCGATTTCTGGATACAATTCTCCAGTAAAATTACCGATCTTAGGCACTAAAAATATGCACAAAGCAAGAATTGGGATTCCAATAAGAATAACAGCCATCTTCAAAAAGATTGTTGTTCCCCATTTCATAAAGAGCACCTCACTAATTTAATTACAAAATGACTTTAACACACGTTTTATTGTTTTACAATAAATTAGTATCGTTTTTTATTATATTGTTATTGTTAATGGAATATACTTTTTATTTTAAGCAAAAAAATAAAAAGCATTTCTCATTACAAAGAAATGCTCTTACTTTAAAATGTTAAATTTACAACTTGTTCAATAAAACTGTCCGTTAGCTTAATGCCCCATCGTCAGTCTAATACAATATTTTCTCAGTCCAATTTTCTTTGAACACTTTTTCTCGAAGAAATCGGTGAGATGCCCCTCGACTTGCAAGTGTTGTTACTGAGGGTATTAGAAGAACGGAAAGTGATTATCGCCGCTACGAATTGGGATCTAGCGCATGAAGTGACCTGCGACCGCTTTCGTGCTGATCTCTACTACCGATTGAACATCGCGAAAATTCGCATCCCGTCCTTGTGCGAACAAATAGAAGATTTCGCTCCGCTCGCAAATCAATTTCTTGCACAGCTGATGGCCATCATGGCATTGGTCCTACATCTTAGAGTGATGATGCCTTGCTTACGATGCTCGCCTAAACATGGGCAGGCAATGTCCGTGAACTGCGTAATGTGGTAGAGCGAACTTTTCTCCTCGCCCTGCAAGAAACAACTGTAACCGTGGCGCATATACCTGATGAATGTAAAAAACGAGGGGCAACGACTAGACGTGTTGATAACGCAGCACCGCTTCTAAAAAACAGAGAACGGGAAGCGATTCAACAGGCCATATCCGAAGCCCCTTCCATGCGTGCGGCTGCACGGATTCTTGGGATTGCTAGAAGCACCTTATATCGAAAACTACGAGAGTTCGGAATCGAAGCTAGTGACCGTAATCGATGAATCTATTCGCTCGTAAGCGTTCGCTATTCCTTTTTCCCGATCAACAATTCCACTTCTTCGATTTCCTTCGGGATCTGCGATGAGAGCACCTCGCAGCCGTCTGCTGTTACTAACACATCATCTTCAATCCGAATGCCAATCGCTTCTTCCTCTATGTACAGACCAGGTTCAATCGTGATCACCATACCAGGTTGCATGGCAGTACTGTAATCCGGGATATCGTGCGTATCCAGCCCAAGGTGATGAGACACGGCATGATAGTAATATTTGGACAGCTCACTGCTCTCTTTGATGAGACCGAGACGTAGCAGACCATCTGTAAAGACTTGTTTCGTGACTTCATTTAAATGTTGAAGTGTAACACCAGGCTTCACTGCTTCGATGGTCTTGATTTCTGCTTCGAGCACGAGTTGATAGATCTCTTTCTGACGTTCTGTAAAGCGACCATTCACGGGAAACGTTCGCGAAATATCAGCCGCATAGTAGTTCGATGCTGCACCGAGGTCGAGGAGGACCAAGTCACCATCTTCCGCACGCTGATTATTCGCTTCATAGTGCAAGACAGTAGCATTGATTCCACTAGCAATAATGGGTAAATAAGGAAGCTCGCGAACACCATGCGACTTCAACGTGAAATCGTAGTGCGCCTCTAGCTCATATTCCATGATTCCAGGACGTGCCTGCGACCACATGCGCCTGATTGCTTCATCCGTGATCGCAATAGCACGACTGATTTCTTCGATCTCTGCCGGACTCTTCACCATACGCAGTTCTTTCAGCCATGGGCCAGCATCGTGAATCTGCAGGGTCCGGTATTTCTTCTGCGCGTCTTCAGCAAAAGTCTCTGCAGGGGTCTGCTCATCGCTCCACAGAACGCGATGCAAGTCAAGATAGAGCGAGCCCTTGCCTTCGCAGCGCCTCATAAAGGTACCAAATGATTGGGTCCACTCATCGAGATAGTCGAAGTGTTCGATACCAGACTGCACTTTCGCCTCTTGATACGATAAGACGGCTCCTGTCCATTTCGCTTCCATTTCATTTGGGCGCTGAAGAAATAACGTTTCGGTCACGGTGCCAGCGCGTTTCGTGATCATGAGAATGAGGTTACTGCGCGCGATGCCGGTTAGATAATAGAAGTTGCGGTTCGGTGTAAACAGATATTTATCGTCATTGCTGCGTGTCTTGACAACCCCTGAAAATAGTACAAGTGCGCTGTGATCAGGCATTTTTTCCGCGAGGCTTTGACGGCGATTGATGAACTCTTTTGAATCCATGGTTATTGTCATTTGTTTTCTACCCCTTCGTTCGTGAGTTTCTTCATGGCCCTGTCTGTGTATAAAATATCGAGCAAAACATGCTCAGCTTCTCCTTCGCTACTTGAAAATGTACATGAAACATATTCGATACAGAAATGTCTGGTCTCGTATTTACTCCTTACACTGATGGTACATTCATGCAAGTTCCCGGATACAGACTGATTAAGTCTCCGCTGTAGCGACTTCTCCATACTTTTGCTTCTTTGGTAAAAGCCTCTTCCCCTGCAAGGATCCCACCCGCTATGCCGCTAATCCCTTTGTAATAGGAAAGATACACACTATCGAATAAGGCAAAGACATCTGCAGCTGACTTTTGATAATAGGGCAAAATCTCGAACAGTCTCGCACCGTCCAGATGAATCTTGATTCCATTGTCACGGCAATATGCTGAAATTGCTTCAAGTTCAGTATAGTCTGTCAATTATCCGTCGATTTCACGTTGAAAAAAAATCAATATTCGGATAAAACCGATGAAATCCGGCAAGACATCAAACCCGTTAAACCTGAAATCGAGAAAGACCAGTAATATCCCCCAAAACACTTTGGATAGACCCGTCATGTATCCTCCTTTATTCTATATTTTAGGATACTTTCAACATTTTAGAAACGACTTTCGCAATATGCCTTTTACTGAGTCTATAAAACAAAGAGCAGTCGCTTTAGGTAAACTGCTCCTTGTTTTATTAGATTACGACCGCATTTTATTAAACTATCCTGTCCGTTAGCTTAATGACTCAGGTTAGTCTAAATCATATTTTTCCTAGTCTACAACTATATTTTCACAGTTTAATACTATATTTTATGAGTCTAAAACATTATTTTCAGTGAACAATAATCACTTCAATATGTAAAAGAATTGTCCCGATCATTAGAATTCTGATCGGGACTCGAAGAGTTTCCTTTTATCATCAAAACACCACTTTTTTGTATTTATTATTCAAGAATAATACTTTGTTGTTCAGAACAACACTTTATTGTAATGAATCAATGTTTCAATGGGACGGGACATAATATCACTGGACATATCCGCAACTAGCGGGATATTCCCGGTATCAGGAAAACTCTTATATTGTATACCGCCAATGGTTTCGTTTGAAGTGAGGTGGACATACACCAACTCCTTCGGAATATCCAGGCTGATTAGATCAGGCATTTGTTTGAACTGCTCTTTTTCTCCGCTTGCCAAATCGAGGGTCTTCCCTATTTTCTGCGCTTCTTTCCACGCCTTTCCCGACCATGTTCCGCTGTGTACATACCCTGCTGTTTTTCCTTCTGGCAAAAAGTTGATCGGCACCATAGAAAATTGCGCTTGCTCCCCCTGTAGAAATAAAACGTCGTAATCAGAAGAAAGAGTCAACAATTCTTTAATCCTTTGCTGTGCTGCTTGCAATACTTCCGAAGGCAATGCTCCGGGGCCGGCATTGAAATTATACTCGTAGGTCCTCGATTGTCACTCCTTTAATGAATTGAATTTACGTGCTATCAGACTTTTAAAGCCCCCCATATAAAGGAAATTGGGACGTAATCTCACGTACACTTCCCAATATTTGATCTTTAACCATCGAACTTTTGGGATTTTTAAAGGCAAGTCCAATAAGCTGGGCAATTTCTTTCATTTCCTTGGGCCCTAATCCTCTAGATGTCATAGCAGGCGTCCCGAAGCGAATGCCACTCGTTACTAACGGGCTTGCCGTATCATAAGGAATAGCGTTTTTATTAGCCGTAATCCCTACTTCATCGAGTATTGTTTCAGCTTCTTTGCCCGTAAGTCCAATCGTACGCAAATCAACCAATACAATATGATTATCTGTTCCTCCCGATACAACGGTTAACCCTTCATTAATTAGTGTTTCCGCCAATACGTTAGCATTTTCAAGAGTTTTTTCCATATACGTTGTGAAATCCGGTTGCAATGCCTCGCCTAGCGCAACCGCTTTTGCCGCGATGACATGCATAAGCGGGCCGCCTTGTGACCCAGGGAATATCGCTTTATCAATGGCTTGCGCCCATGGTTTACGGCACATGATGACACCGCCTCTTGGTCCTCGCAACGTTTTATGCGTTGTCGTCGTAATAAAGTGCGCGTGCGGCACCGGGTTAGGGTGCAAGCCCGCCGCGACAATACCCGCAATATGTGCCATATCCACAAAGAAAAGGGCCCCAACTTCGGCAGCAATTTGGGCGAACAACTCAAATTCGATCGTTCGTGGATAGGCGCTAGCGCCAGCAACGATCATGCGCGGAAGATGCTTATGAGCGAGTTTTCGCACTTGGTCAAAGTCAATGCGCCCCGTTTGTTCATCGACACCATAAGGAACAAAATCGTAAAATCTTCCAGAAAAATTCACCGAACTCCCGTGTGTAAGATGGCCACCATGGGATAAATTCATGCCCAAAATCGTGTCACCAGGCTTGACTGAAGCAAAATAAACCGCCATATTCGCCTGTGCGCCGGAATGAGGCTGCACATTGGCATGTTCAGCACCAAAAAGCTCTTTGATACGGTGAATGGCAAGCTCCTCGATCATATCGACATACTCACATCCGCCATAATATCTTCTTCCTGGATACCCTTCAGCGTATTTGTTGGTCATTACCGTACCTGTAGCTTCCATGACAGCCCGGCTTACAAAATTCTCCGATGCAATCAGTTCTATTTTATCCCGCTGCCGTGTAAGTTCTTGCCGAATAGCGTTGGCCACTGCTTTGTCTTGTTGTTCCAAATATTTCATGAACATCTTCCTTTCTGTCTGCATATTTCGTTATCGAATTCTTAATTTTCGCCCTACGAAAAAAAGGATTGAATTATTCTCGATCCCCTCATTCCCTAGTTAGATATAAAATTCGTTTGTCTAATTCTGTCGTGTTGCAAAAACAACTATTGTCATGATAGTATACCAATCAATGGATTGTTATTAAATATCCATAAATCAGTGTTTAGAGCAATCCATAATTCCAGTAAAAACACTGGAGGTGAATGAATGCTAAAAGTAAACCGAGATGACGAACGTCCCATCTGGCAGCAACTTCTGGACCAATCGATCCATAATATTACAACGGGAAAATGGCAACCAGGCGAATTGCTGCTCCCATCCCGCGAACTCGCCCTATTGATTGGCGTTTCCCGTTCAACGATACAGATTGTTTACGAGGAGTTATTCAGCCGCGGGTACACCGTAACCTCTCGTCGCGGCGGGACAAGAGTGAGCGAATGGACATATGCAACTCGTCCTTCCGAAGAGGCTGCGACCCTAGGACCTGTCCTCCCCGAATTACCTTTATTAAACGCTGCAGTCGGTCATTTGCACAGTTGGTTCGGAGACAAAGATAATCGAAAAGCTGAGATCGATTTCAGTCCCCACGAGCCCTATTTGGACGAACCATTTCAAAAGAGTTGGAGACAATCTTTTTTACAGGCTTCTTCAGAAACAGACCTGGACAGTTGGGCTTATGGCGATGCCTATGGATTCCTGCCGCTACGAGAACAGATTCAACGCTATTTGTCACTTGAACGGGGCGTTCATGTGAATATCGATCAAATCATGTTAACCTCAGGCGCACAACATAGCATCGATTTGATCGCCCAAGCCCTTTTACATGAAGGGGAAACCGTTTCAGTTGAAGATCCTGGCTTCCCTGCTGCCTGGATGGCGATGAAGTATCGGCGTATGCAAGTTGTCTCCGTTCCGGTCGACGAATACGGGCTATGTGTAGACCGTATTCACCCTGGGTCCAAACTTGTCTTTGTTACGCCATCGCACCAGTGTGCGGTTGGAGTGATTATGTCGGAGCCTCGCAGGCAACAATTGCTGCACCTGGCTGCCAAACACCGTTTTTGGATTGTTGAGGATGATTACGACAGCGAATTTCGATATCGCGGCGACCCACTTCCGACCTTGTTCAGTCTGCGACCTCAGAACACGCTGTATATGATGAGCTTTTCCAAAATGGTTGCGCCTGGTATTCGAATATCGGCAATCATTGGTCCCAAAGAGGCCATTCGTCAGCTTGCCCAAGTCCATGCATTAACCTATCGCCATCTTCCCATTATGGAGCAACTAACGCTTACTCATTTTATCGAGCATGGTCATTTCATGCGCCATATGAGACGAGTTCGAAATGTATATCGGCGCAGACACGAAGCCATGACGAAGGCCATCATCACGACAGGCCTGAGCGAACACTTCACACTAAGCGGCGTAGAAACGGGGTTGCATATGCTTCTTGAAGCGGATAAGTCGTTTGACGAAGAGGTCGTGACGAACCTAGCGCTCGAAAAGGGAGTCCGTGTTTATCCGCTTAGCACGTATTGTTTGGAAAGTGATCGAAAAGGATGGGTGCTGGGTTTTGCGAAAGTAGATGAAGCCGCCATTGAAGAAGGCATTTATCGTCTTGCGGAGATGCTTTTATAATACAAGCATCTCCGCCATCACTCTTTTGACCCGCTTTGTACCTGTATCCGTTTTTCGCACCTCCTATTATTTCTGCTCAGCTTGTTGTACTCCCCTCGCCCTGTATGGCTTTATCTGAAATTTCCCATGAATCAATAGATGTGCCGCCAAACCTGCGACAAGTCCCCAGAATGCTCCACCGACGCCAAACAATGTCACATTCGCAGCTGTTGCTAAAAACGTAATCAATGCGGTCTCTCGTCCCTTGGGATCCGTTAAAGCGTTGGCTAGACTACCCCCAATTGTACCAAGCAATGCCAAACCCGCTAACGTCGCGATGAAGGTAGCAGGAAGAATCAAAAACAGAGCAGCCAACGTCACGCCAAATATGCCGACAACAATGTAGAAAATGCCACAGGCAATCCCCGCAATATAACGTTTTGCCGAATCCTCATGCGCGTCTTTCCCTGTGCAAATCGCTGCTGTAATGGCTGCTACATTAAAAGCGTGCGAGCCGAATGGCGCTGTAAGAAGCGAACCCAAACCCGTTACGGTCAATATCGGATTCGCGCTCGTCTTGAATCCATCATTTCGCAATACGAGCATTCCAGGCATGTATTGACCCGTCAGCGTAATAATAAACAGTGGCAATGCGACCCCCAGTATAGCCTGTAACGAAAACTCCGGAACGACAAATACCGGAGTTGCGATTGCCAATTGGATCGTACTGAAATCCGCTTTCCCCATACCAATCAAATACATCAGTCCGATTGCCAGTATGCCTACAATCGCATACCGGGAAGTAAACCGTCTTAGCACGACATAGGCGGCAAACAGAATAACGACAAGCAATGGGTCAACTTTCGCTCCTCCAAAGGCTGAAATGCCAAACTGTAGTAAAATGCCTGCTAACAACCCGGAAGCGATGCTTGGAGGAATCAGCCGGACAAAACATTCAAACATGCCCGATAATCCTAGAACAATAAATCCTGCTGCAGA containing:
- a CDS encoding helix-turn-helix domain-containing protein — encoded protein: MVERTFLLALQETTVTVAHIPDECKKRGATTRRVDNAAPLLKNREREAIQQAISEAPSMRAAARILGIARSTLYRKLREFGIEASDRNR
- a CDS encoding helix-turn-helix domain-containing protein is translated as MAIIINVDVMLAKRKMSVTELSERVGITMANLSILKNGKAKAVRFSTLEAICKTLNCQPGDILEYKSDEATQ
- a CDS encoding aminopeptidase P family protein; protein product: MTITMDSKEFINRRQSLAEKMPDHSALVLFSGVVKTRSNDDKYLFTPNRNFYYLTGIARSNLILMITKRAGTVTETLFLQRPNEMEAKWTGAVLSYQEAKVQSGIEHFDYLDEWTQSFGTFMRRCEGKGSLYLDLHRVLWSDEQTPAETFAEDAQKKYRTLQIHDAGPWLKELRMVKSPAEIEEISRAIAITDEAIRRMWSQARPGIMEYELEAHYDFTLKSHGVRELPYLPIIASGINATVLHYEANNQRAEDGDLVLLDLGAASNYYAADISRTFPVNGRFTERQKEIYQLVLEAEIKTIEAVKPGVTLQHLNEVTKQVFTDGLLRLGLIKESSELSKYYYHAVSHHLGLDTHDIPDYSTAMQPGMVITIEPGLYIEEEAIGIRIEDDVLVTADGCEVLSSQIPKEIEEVELLIGKKE
- a CDS encoding serine hydroxymethyltransferase encodes the protein MKYLEQQDKAVANAIRQELTRQRDKIELIASENFVSRAVMEATGTVMTNKYAEGYPGRRYYGGCEYVDMIEELAIHRIKELFGAEHANVQPHSGAQANMAVYFASVKPGDTILGMNLSHGGHLTHGSSVNFSGRFYDFVPYGVDEQTGRIDFDQVRKLAHKHLPRMIVAGASAYPRTIEFELFAQIAAEVGALFFVDMAHIAGIVAAGLHPNPVPHAHFITTTTHKTLRGPRGGVIMCRKPWAQAIDKAIFPGSQGGPLMHVIAAKAVALGEALQPDFTTYMEKTLENANVLAETLINEGLTVVSGGTDNHIVLVDLRTIGLTGKEAETILDEVGITANKNAIPYDTASPLVTSGIRFGTPAMTSRGLGPKEMKEIAQLIGLAFKNPKSSMVKDQILGSVREITSQFPLYGGL
- a CDS encoding tyrosine-type recombinase/integrase is translated as MKIKRTLASFVLVDSNMRIIPEVLDFTNTLLQRGLSINTVASYLRDLRIFYEWLESVGINFYEVKPRDLKNFVLFIDNRHVAGRAGSSTINRYLATLSSFYRHHESLGGWVTENPVVKVNGNVSSEANNGYLRHTVKSIKAGLVHYFKRKKKKSSIDRKRLFEDQALTFYDVVGDHWSHNEDLKMRNQLVFKILYETGMRIGELLHLQVEDFDYPDPTRKTGNIYLISREESDGDRQLKTGERTIPVTTDLLTMNGLHVRKKGEGLSVLDFGGSYLMLEDNGVASLSGEPDSHSF
- a CDS encoding aminotransferase class V-fold PLP-dependent enzyme; amino-acid sequence: MLTLSSDYDVLFLQGEQAQFSMVPINFLPEGKTAGYVHSGTWSGKAWKEAQKIGKTLDLASGEKEQFKQMPDLISLDIPKELVYVHLTSNETIGGIQYKSFPDTGNIPLVADMSSDIMSRPIETLIHYNKVLF
- a CDS encoding benzoate/H(+) symporter BenE family transporter, which codes for MNTAFPSLRGRDWISPTVAALISVIVNYGGTFILVFQAAKVAGLSPEMTASWIWSISIGVGVTGIWLSYRYREPIITAWSTPGVAFLVSALAVTPYPEAIGAYMISAAGFIVLGLSGMFECFVRLIPPSIASGLLAGILLQFGISAFGGAKVDPLLVVILFAAYVVLRRFTSRYAIVGILAIGLMYLIGMGKADFSTIQLAIATPVFVVPEFSLQAILGVALPLFIITLTGQYMPGMLVLRNDGFKTSANPILTVTGLGSLLTAPFGSHAFNVAAITAAICTGKDAHEDSAKRYIAGIACGIFYIVVGIFGVTLAALFLILPATFIATLAGLALLGTIGGSLANALTDPKGRETALITFLATAANVTLFGVGGAFWGLVAGLAAHLLIHGKFQIKPYRARGVQQAEQK
- the pdxR gene encoding MocR-like pyridoxine biosynthesis transcription factor PdxR, which translates into the protein MLKVNRDDERPIWQQLLDQSIHNITTGKWQPGELLLPSRELALLIGVSRSTIQIVYEELFSRGYTVTSRRGGTRVSEWTYATRPSEEAATLGPVLPELPLLNAAVGHLHSWFGDKDNRKAEIDFSPHEPYLDEPFQKSWRQSFLQASSETDLDSWAYGDAYGFLPLREQIQRYLSLERGVHVNIDQIMLTSGAQHSIDLIAQALLHEGETVSVEDPGFPAAWMAMKYRRMQVVSVPVDEYGLCVDRIHPGSKLVFVTPSHQCAVGVIMSEPRRQQLLHLAAKHRFWIVEDDYDSEFRYRGDPLPTLFSLRPQNTLYMMSFSKMVAPGIRISAIIGPKEAIRQLAQVHALTYRHLPIMEQLTLTHFIEHGHFMRHMRRVRNVYRRRHEAMTKAIITTGLSEHFTLSGVETGLHMLLEADKSFDEEVVTNLALEKGVRVYPLSTYCLESDRKGWVLGFAKVDEAAIEEGIYRLAEMLL
- a CDS encoding DUF2975 domain-containing protein; this translates as MKWGTTIFLKMAVILIGIPILALCIFLVPKIGNFTGELYPEIAYMKSLVLIDMYAAAIPFYFALYQAFKLLSYIDKNQAFSELSVKALKNIKYCAITISTLYLLGMPLYYLMAERIDPPSFIPIGLVIIFASMMIAVFAAVLQRLLQEAINIKSENDLTI